One Oncorhynchus masou masou isolate Uvic2021 chromosome 2, UVic_Omas_1.1, whole genome shotgun sequence genomic region harbors:
- the LOC135504741 gene encoding protein C-mannosyl-transferase DPY19L3-like isoform X1 — protein MIALRQRKGSKGSKEPGPEVLCQRFNPSADPLERSSDGVWTWRTVLWVAIGWSVGISLGMLSCIYVATLHENDLWFSNIKEVEREISFRTECGLYYSYYKQMLRAPSIQQGLSELINDNATESKRTINLLRRMNIYQEVFLGVLYRILPIQAYLEPVYFYIYTVFSLQAVYVIALFITSWLLSGSWLAGALTGVWYILNRVDTTRVEFTISLRENWSLPFFALQIAAITCYLRPHLKPIQQKVVLWLMFLATLCFCLTWQFNQFILLVQALIIFTLDCLDLISTEQVTCLYLVQVSSLLSVWLLQFCNSMILGSLALSFIVAALFVKHFQRGLKTGGLAARLGKLLLHTVLVLALTFTINYLAKQALQLRSDEHIFKFIKSKFGLGPTRDFDASLYLCEEAFGLLPLDTFDRLAGTLLAYPYLVTLIVLMVMLALVSQANLCDSSAVGRPPKGRCEARPICMRADVAYNLLHTVFFGLLALGTMRMKYLWTGHMCAFAAYGVCGKELWSLCLNMIHSNTKTKLRLIRYTLPLVILCFLYYKFWPKLMTEVSELREFYDPDTVELMTWISSKTPKKAVFAGSMQLLAGIKLCTGRVLTNHPHYEDRALRERTKQVYQIYAQQSPEEVHGILHAAGADFVVMEDSICYERRHGRGCRLRDLLDLANGHIMDGPGDNDPDLVQATHPRFCESIKTDGPAYTALFTRVFQNKTFHVYKLKRGKKRAKADREPVAMEDKTQ, from the exons GCGTATGGACATGGAGGACAGTGCTATGGGTTGCCATAGGTTGGAGTGTGGGAATTAGTCTTGGCATGCTGTCCTGCATCTATGTGGCTACGCTCCATGAAAATGACCTATGGTTTTCCAACATTAAG GAAGTTGAGCGTGAAATCTCCTTTCGGACAGAATGTGGCCTATACTACTCATACTATAAACAGATGTTGAGAGCTCCCTCCATACAGCAAG GTCTTTCAGAGCTCATCAATGATAATGCCACTGAATCCAAGAGAACCATCAACCTCCTGCGACGCATGAACATCTATCAGGAGGTGTTTCTAGGTGTTCTCTATAGGATTCTACccatacag gCCTACCTGGAGCCAGTGTATTTCTACATCTACACCGTGTTTTCCCTCCAAGCGGTGTATGTCATAGCCCTGTTCATCACCAGCTGGCTGCTCAGTGGTTCCTGGCTAGCAGGGGCTCTCACTGGAGTCTGGTACATCCTCAACAG AGTGGACACAACGCGGGTGGAGTTCACCATCTCACTCAGGGAGAACTGGTCCCTGCCCTTCTTCGCTCTCCAGATAGCTGCCATCACTTGCTACCTGAGGCCTCACCTCAAACCCATCCAGCAG AAGGTGGTGTTGTGGCTGATGTTCCTGGCCACGTTGTGTTTCTGCCTCACCTGGCAGTTTAATCAGTTCATCCTGCTGGTTCAGGCTCTCATCATCTTCACCCTGGACTGTCTGGACCTCATCTCCACAGAACAG GTGACCTGCCTGTACCTAGTCCAGGTAAGCAGCCTGCTGTCTGTGTGGCTGCTGCAGTTCTGTAACTCCATGATCCTGGGCTCTCTGGCTCTCAGCTTCATTGTGGCCGCTCTCTTTGTCAAGCACTTCCAG AGAGGGCTGAAGACTGGAGGTCTCGCAGCGCGGCTGGGAAAGCTGCTCCTTCACACCGTCCTCGTCCTTGCACTAACATTCACTATTAATTATTTAGCCAAG CAAGCGTTGCAGCTCCGTTCTGATGAACACATCTTTAAATTCATAAAGTCCAAATTTGGCTTGGGCCCTACCAG agaTTTCGATGCCAGTCTGTACCTATGTGAGGAAGCCTTTGGGCTGCTTCCCTTGGACACATTTGACCGCTTGGCTGGCACTCTACTGGCATACCCTTACCTCGTCACCCTGATTGTGCTCATGGTGATGCTGGCGCTGGTATCACAGGCCAACCTCTG tgATTCTTCAGCGGTCGGGCGGCCGCCGAAAGGCCGATGCGAGGCGCGGCCGATCTGTATGCGGGCAGATGTCGCCTACAATCTGTTACACACCGTCTTCTTCGGCCTCCTGGCGCTCGGCACCATGAG AATGAAATATCTGTGGACTGGCCATATGTGTGCCTTTGCTGCCTATGGCGTGTGTGGCAAGGAGCTGTGGTCCCTCTGCCTTAACATGATTCACTCTAACACCAAAACCAAG CTGAGGCTGATCAGGTACACGCTTCCACTTGTCATTCTGTGTTTTCTATATTACAAG TTCTGGCCCAAACTGATGACGGAAGTATCAGAACTGAGAGAATTCTACGACCCTGACACCGTTGAGCTGATGACCTGGATTAG CTCGAAGACCCCCAAGAAGGCGGTGTTTGCTGGCAGCATGCAGCTGCTGGCTGGGATCAAACTGTGCACAGGGAGAGTCCTGACTAACCACCCACACTATGAAGAccgagctctgagagagaggaccAAACAG GTGTATCAGATCTACGCCCAGCAATCCCCAGAGGAGGTCCACGGGATCCTGCACGCGGCGGGGGCTGATTTCGTGGTGATGGAGGACAGCATCTGCTACGAGAGGAGGCATGGCCGGGGCTGCAGACTCCGAGACCTGCTGGATCTGGCCAATGGACAT ATCATGGATGGCCCTGGGGACAACGACCCAGACTTGGTCCAAGCCACCCACCCTCGCTTCTGTGAGTCCATCAAGACAGACGGCCCTGCCTACACCGCCCTCTTCACCCGCGTTTTCCAAAACAAGACCTTCCACGTCTACAAGCTGAAGAGGGGCAAGAAGAGAGCCAAGGCCGACAGAGAGCCAGTGGCCATGGAGGATAAAACCCAGTAA
- the LOC135504741 gene encoding protein C-mannosyl-transferase DPY19L3-like isoform X2 has translation MEVEREISFRTECGLYYSYYKQMLRAPSIQQGLSELINDNATESKRTINLLRRMNIYQEVFLGVLYRILPIQAYLEPVYFYIYTVFSLQAVYVIALFITSWLLSGSWLAGALTGVWYILNRVDTTRVEFTISLRENWSLPFFALQIAAITCYLRPHLKPIQQKVVLWLMFLATLCFCLTWQFNQFILLVQALIIFTLDCLDLISTEQVTCLYLVQVSSLLSVWLLQFCNSMILGSLALSFIVAALFVKHFQRGLKTGGLAARLGKLLLHTVLVLALTFTINYLAKQALQLRSDEHIFKFIKSKFGLGPTRDFDASLYLCEEAFGLLPLDTFDRLAGTLLAYPYLVTLIVLMVMLALVSQANLCDSSAVGRPPKGRCEARPICMRADVAYNLLHTVFFGLLALGTMRMKYLWTGHMCAFAAYGVCGKELWSLCLNMIHSNTKTKLRLIRYTLPLVILCFLYYKFWPKLMTEVSELREFYDPDTVELMTWISSKTPKKAVFAGSMQLLAGIKLCTGRVLTNHPHYEDRALRERTKQVYQIYAQQSPEEVHGILHAAGADFVVMEDSICYERRHGRGCRLRDLLDLANGHIMDGPGDNDPDLVQATHPRFCESIKTDGPAYTALFTRVFQNKTFHVYKLKRGKKRAKADREPVAMEDKTQ, from the exons GAAGTTGAGCGTGAAATCTCCTTTCGGACAGAATGTGGCCTATACTACTCATACTATAAACAGATGTTGAGAGCTCCCTCCATACAGCAAG GTCTTTCAGAGCTCATCAATGATAATGCCACTGAATCCAAGAGAACCATCAACCTCCTGCGACGCATGAACATCTATCAGGAGGTGTTTCTAGGTGTTCTCTATAGGATTCTACccatacag gCCTACCTGGAGCCAGTGTATTTCTACATCTACACCGTGTTTTCCCTCCAAGCGGTGTATGTCATAGCCCTGTTCATCACCAGCTGGCTGCTCAGTGGTTCCTGGCTAGCAGGGGCTCTCACTGGAGTCTGGTACATCCTCAACAG AGTGGACACAACGCGGGTGGAGTTCACCATCTCACTCAGGGAGAACTGGTCCCTGCCCTTCTTCGCTCTCCAGATAGCTGCCATCACTTGCTACCTGAGGCCTCACCTCAAACCCATCCAGCAG AAGGTGGTGTTGTGGCTGATGTTCCTGGCCACGTTGTGTTTCTGCCTCACCTGGCAGTTTAATCAGTTCATCCTGCTGGTTCAGGCTCTCATCATCTTCACCCTGGACTGTCTGGACCTCATCTCCACAGAACAG GTGACCTGCCTGTACCTAGTCCAGGTAAGCAGCCTGCTGTCTGTGTGGCTGCTGCAGTTCTGTAACTCCATGATCCTGGGCTCTCTGGCTCTCAGCTTCATTGTGGCCGCTCTCTTTGTCAAGCACTTCCAG AGAGGGCTGAAGACTGGAGGTCTCGCAGCGCGGCTGGGAAAGCTGCTCCTTCACACCGTCCTCGTCCTTGCACTAACATTCACTATTAATTATTTAGCCAAG CAAGCGTTGCAGCTCCGTTCTGATGAACACATCTTTAAATTCATAAAGTCCAAATTTGGCTTGGGCCCTACCAG agaTTTCGATGCCAGTCTGTACCTATGTGAGGAAGCCTTTGGGCTGCTTCCCTTGGACACATTTGACCGCTTGGCTGGCACTCTACTGGCATACCCTTACCTCGTCACCCTGATTGTGCTCATGGTGATGCTGGCGCTGGTATCACAGGCCAACCTCTG tgATTCTTCAGCGGTCGGGCGGCCGCCGAAAGGCCGATGCGAGGCGCGGCCGATCTGTATGCGGGCAGATGTCGCCTACAATCTGTTACACACCGTCTTCTTCGGCCTCCTGGCGCTCGGCACCATGAG AATGAAATATCTGTGGACTGGCCATATGTGTGCCTTTGCTGCCTATGGCGTGTGTGGCAAGGAGCTGTGGTCCCTCTGCCTTAACATGATTCACTCTAACACCAAAACCAAG CTGAGGCTGATCAGGTACACGCTTCCACTTGTCATTCTGTGTTTTCTATATTACAAG TTCTGGCCCAAACTGATGACGGAAGTATCAGAACTGAGAGAATTCTACGACCCTGACACCGTTGAGCTGATGACCTGGATTAG CTCGAAGACCCCCAAGAAGGCGGTGTTTGCTGGCAGCATGCAGCTGCTGGCTGGGATCAAACTGTGCACAGGGAGAGTCCTGACTAACCACCCACACTATGAAGAccgagctctgagagagaggaccAAACAG GTGTATCAGATCTACGCCCAGCAATCCCCAGAGGAGGTCCACGGGATCCTGCACGCGGCGGGGGCTGATTTCGTGGTGATGGAGGACAGCATCTGCTACGAGAGGAGGCATGGCCGGGGCTGCAGACTCCGAGACCTGCTGGATCTGGCCAATGGACAT ATCATGGATGGCCCTGGGGACAACGACCCAGACTTGGTCCAAGCCACCCACCCTCGCTTCTGTGAGTCCATCAAGACAGACGGCCCTGCCTACACCGCCCTCTTCACCCGCGTTTTCCAAAACAAGACCTTCCACGTCTACAAGCTGAAGAGGGGCAAGAAGAGAGCCAAGGCCGACAGAGAGCCAGTGGCCATGGAGGATAAAACCCAGTAA